In the genome of Cryptomeria japonica chromosome 8, Sugi_1.0, whole genome shotgun sequence, one region contains:
- the LOC131050626 gene encoding heavy metal-associated isoprenylated plant protein 28: protein MSLVPTSRLQKVEMRVPMYSYGCERKIRKALSHFKGLLSVDIDFHQQKVSVTGMLNRDQILSTIKAKRKNAEFWSCKEDQMILHHSNSGKSNDSPVNGPKKKKKAESVMASKILFQQYERSCQSTVWCVDSHGNVCTNSVMIREEVKSVTLFSGISFSFRWVHGFLLEVLYEVITCSSSKD, encoded by the exons ATGTCACTGGTTCCTACTTCTCGATTACAG AAGGTGGAGATGAGAGTACCAATGTATTCTTATGGATGCGAAAGAAAAATTAGAAAGGCTCTCTCCCATTTCAAAG GATTGCTATCTGTGGATATAGACTTCCATCAGCAGAAAGTCTCTGTAACAGGAATGCTGAACAGAGATCAAATTCTTTCTACCATAAAAGCAAAGCGTAAGAATGCTGAGTTTTGGTCATGTAAAGAAGATCAAATGATCCTCCATCACAGCAATTCAGGGAAATCAAATGACTCTCCTGTCAATGGccctaagaagaagaaaaag GCTGAATCAGTAATGGCATCAAAGATTTTATTCCAGCAATATGAAAGAAGTTGTCAGAGTACAGTTTGGTGTGTTGATTCCCATGGAAATGTGTGCACCAACAGTGTGATGATAAGAGAAGAAGTGAAGTCTGTAACTTTATTCTCTGGAATAAGCTTCAGTTTCAGGTGGGTCCATGGATTTCTTTTGGAGGTGCTCTATGAAGTCATCACTTGCTCCTCaagcaaagattga